In the genome of Streptomyces sp. SLBN-118, the window ACGTTCGCGTGGTTGTGCGACGTCTACATCGCTCCCGACAGCCGGGGGAAGGGCTTGGGGCACGCCCTGGTCACTGCCGTCTGCGAGCATCTCGCGCCCTATGGACTGCGCCGCGTGTTGCTGGCCACTGAGGACGCGCACGCGATCTACGCCAAGGTGGGCTTCGCGTCACTCGAGAAGCCGGAGAAATGGATGACGCTCGGCGCACAGTAAGGGCCGTAGCGAGTTCTGCCTGTCGGGTGCCCCTCGCCGTGCAGGTGGCCCGGCGATGCAGGCAGGGCGCCCAAGATCGTTCTGTGAAGAATGACCTGGACGCCCTGCTGATGGCGATGCCCTGAGTGGCGGCGCTGCCCCCAGTCACACCCCCGGGCCCGCCCACAGCCCCTCCGCCGTCAGGCCCAGCAGTTCGATCGCGTTGCCCCGCACGATCCGGTCCACCACCTCCGTCGCCAGGTGGCCCATCTGGGACTCACCGACCTCCTTCGACTTGGGCCAGGTCGAGTCCGAGTGCGGGTAGTCCGTCTCGTACAGGACGTTTCCGACGCCGATCGCGTCCAGGTTCTTCAGACCGAACGCGTCGTCGAAGAAGCAGCCGTACACATGCTCCGTGAAGAGTTCCGACGGCGGCCTGTGGACCTTGTCCGCCACTCCGCCCCAGCCGCGGTTCTCCTCCCACACCACGTCCGCGCGTTCCAGGATGTACGGGATCCAGCCGATCTGGCCCTCCGCGTACATGATCTTCAGGTTCGGGAAGCGCTCGAACTTTCCGCTCATCAGCCAGTCGACCATCGAGAAACAGCAGTTGGCGAAGGTGATCGTCGAGCCGACGGCCGGCGGGGCGTCCGCCGAGGTGGAGGGCATCTTCGAGGACGAGCCGATGTGCATCGCGATGACCGTGCCGGTCTCGTCGCAGGCCTGGAGGAAGGGATCCCACTCGTCCGTGTGAATCGAGGGCAGGCCCAGGTGCGGCGGGATCTCCGAGAAGGCGACGGCACGGACACCGCGCGCCGCGTTGCGGCGGACCTCGGCGGCGGCCAGGCGGGCGTCCCAGAGCGGGATGAGGGTCAGCGGGATCAGACGGCCCCTGGCGTCGGGGCCGCACCACTCCTCCACCATCCAGTCGTTGTACGCCCGCACTCCGAGCAGGCCCAGTTCACGGTCCTTGGCCTCGGTGAAGGTCTGGCCGCAGAAGCGCGGGAAGGTCGGGAAGCACAGGGCCGACTGGACATGGTTGACGTCCATGTCGGCAAGGCGGTCCGGGACGCTGAAGGAACCCGTCCGCATCTGCTCGTACGTGATGACCTCGAGCTTGATCTCGTCGCGGTCGTAGCCGACGGCGGTGTCGAGGCGGGTCAGCGGCCGGTGCAGGTCCTCGTACACCCACCAGTCGCCCATCGGCCCGTCGTCCCCCTGCGCGCCCATCACCGGGGCGAACTTGCCGCCCATGAAGGTCATTTCCTTCAGTGGCGCGCGGACGATGCGCGGGCCTGTGTCCCGGTACTTCGACGGGAGCCGGTCCCGCCAGACGTTGGGGGGCTCAACCGTGTGGTCGTCCACCGAGATGATCTTCGGGAAGGTCTCCATGCCTTCCACGGTAGCCTTGATCTGACGATCCGTCAGCTATGGAGATGCCCCTCGTCGTTGCCACCGGCCACACGCACGTCCTTGACGAAGATCACACACGGCCTTCACGAGTCGGGGGTTAGCGGCGTACTCGTCGGGGGCAGAGGCGACCAGGAGGTGCCCCGCTGCTGACGGGGCCGCCCCGAACAAGGCAGACTGTCGAGGGCGATTCCGGCAGTACAGGGGCAGGGGGCAGCTATGGACCGTGACAGCGGGCCACGCGTACCGGAGCCGCGCGCTCCGGAGCACAGCGGCGTCGTTGACCTGCGCTTCAGCGTGCTCGGCCCGGTACGCGCATGGCTCGGCGGCGAGAACCTGCCGTCCGGCTCGCCCCAGCAGCGCGCGCTGCTGGCCGCGCTGTTGCTGCGCGACGGACGCACCGCGACCGCCTCCGAACTGATCGACGCGATCTGGGGCGAGGACCCGCCTTCGCAGGCCCTCGCTGCCGTGCGGACGTACGCCTCCCGTCTGCGCAAGGTCCTCTCCGCCCACGCACTGGTCAGCGAGTCCGGCGGCTATGCGATCCGGGTCCGCCGCGACTGTCTCGACCTTGCGGTGGCACAGGAGTTGGCCACCGAGGCGGAGAAGGCGCGGGCCGCCGGCGACCGGCGGCAGGCCCGGGTTCTGATCAACAAGTCGCTGGGCCTGTGGGACGGCGAGCCGCTGGCCAATGTGCCGGGGCCGTACGCCGAGAACCAGCGGGCCCGTCTGGAGGAGTGGAGACTTCAGCTTCTGGAGTCCCGGCTCGACCTCGACCTGGAGGTCGGCTGCCACGCCGAGGCGGTCTCGGAGCTGACCGCGCTCACCGCCGCGCACCCGCTGCGCGAGCGGCTGCGCGAGCTGCTGATGCTGGCCCTGTACCGCAGCGGACGGCAGGCCGAGGCGCTCGCGGTGTACGCCGACACCCGCCGGATGCTCGCCGACGAACTGGGCGTCGACCCGCGGCCCGAACTCTCCCGCCTCCAGCAGCGCATCCTGGAGGCCGACGCGGAACTGGCCCGCCCGAGCGAGGAGACCGCCCCGGCTCCGCAGGTCACCCGCCCGGCGCAACTGCCCGCCACCGTTCCGGACTTCACCGGACGAGCCTCCTTCGTACGCGAACTGGGCGACCAACTCACCACCGCCGAGGGTTCGGTCATGGCCCTCTCCGCGCTCGCGGGCATCGGCGGCGTCGGCAAGACGACCCTCGCGGTCCATGTGGCGCACGAGGCACGTCCGCACTTCCCGGACGGCCAGCTGTACGTCGATCTGCAGGGCACGGGCCACCGCTCGGCCGACCCGGAGACGGTGCTCGGCGCCTTCCTGCGGGCGCTGGGCACCGCGGACTCGGCCATCCCGGACTCGCTGGACGAGCGGGCCGCACTCTTCCGCTCCACGCTCGACGGCCGCCGCGTCCTGGTCCTGCTGGACAACGCCCGCGACGCCGCCCAGATCCGCCCGCTGCTGCCGGGAACGGCGGGCTGCGCGGCCCTGATCACCAGCCGGGTCAGGATGGTCGACCTGGCCGGTGCGCATCTCGTCGACCTGGATGTCATGTCGCCCGAGGAGGCGCTGCAGCTCTTCACCCGGATCGTGGGCGAGGAGCGGGTCACCTCCGAGCGGGAGGCGGCGCTGGACGTGGTCGCGGCATGCGGGTTCCTGCCGCTGGCGATCCGTATCGCCGCCTCCAGGCTGGCGGCCCGCCGCACCTGGACCGTCTCGGTCCTGGCGGCGAAGCTCGCCGACGAGCGGCGCC includes:
- a CDS encoding amidohydrolase family protein; this translates as METFPKIISVDDHTVEPPNVWRDRLPSKYRDTGPRIVRAPLKEMTFMGGKFAPVMGAQGDDGPMGDWWVYEDLHRPLTRLDTAVGYDRDEIKLEVITYEQMRTGSFSVPDRLADMDVNHVQSALCFPTFPRFCGQTFTEAKDRELGLLGVRAYNDWMVEEWCGPDARGRLIPLTLIPLWDARLAAAEVRRNAARGVRAVAFSEIPPHLGLPSIHTDEWDPFLQACDETGTVIAMHIGSSSKMPSTSADAPPAVGSTITFANCCFSMVDWLMSGKFERFPNLKIMYAEGQIGWIPYILERADVVWEENRGWGGVADKVHRPPSELFTEHVYGCFFDDAFGLKNLDAIGVGNVLYETDYPHSDSTWPKSKEVGESQMGHLATEVVDRIVRGNAIELLGLTAEGLWAGPGV
- a CDS encoding BTAD domain-containing putative transcriptional regulator, with the protein product MDRDSGPRVPEPRAPEHSGVVDLRFSVLGPVRAWLGGENLPSGSPQQRALLAALLLRDGRTATASELIDAIWGEDPPSQALAAVRTYASRLRKVLSAHALVSESGGYAIRVRRDCLDLAVAQELATEAEKARAAGDRRQARVLINKSLGLWDGEPLANVPGPYAENQRARLEEWRLQLLESRLDLDLEVGCHAEAVSELTALTAAHPLRERLRELLMLALYRSGRQAEALAVYADTRRMLADELGVDPRPELSRLQQRILEADAELARPSEETAPAPQVTRPAQLPATVPDFTGRASFVRELGDQLTTAEGSVMALSALAGIGGVGKTTLAVHVAHEARPHFPDGQLYVDLQGTGHRSADPETVLGAFLRALGTADSAIPDSLDERAALFRSTLDGRRVLVLLDNARDAAQIRPLLPGTAGCAALITSRVRMVDLAGAHLVDLDVMSPEEALQLFTRIVGEERVTSEREAALDVVAACGFLPLAIRIAASRLAARRTWTVSVLAAKLADERRRLDELQAGDLAVKATFELGYGQLEPAQARAFRLLGLADGPDISLTAASATLDLPPQDTEDLLEALVDTSLLESAAPGRYRYHDLVRLYARACAERDEHPPVERELALSRLLDFYLATAAKVYAIERPGDRLVDHVGPTTHEGLVFADRHQAQDWLYAEANCLLASARQASGGLRLRLAVDLLWAAQDLTESGANSKQYEIAAHSARDAARAAGDIRAEGRARTSLTSVHLVAGRYDEADEEAKQAATLARSVQDPAPIYWSDNDRGIIAFNQGRLAEAEGHLARAIEGSRADGNRPHEASALCNLSRIHLSLGRMAQAIAMAEQGVEIYDRIGHTLRLANARYALGVALTDAGRHTEALEALVEALERFETNRQRLWEGTTHFRMAQTHLAARRPARAAQHAEQALAIGCIGGDRTRAHVLTTLGRALDSLGQADRARACWREALSLHEQTGAAEAEEVRGLLAPLSAA